In Halobacteriovorax marinus SJ, the following proteins share a genomic window:
- a CDS encoding molybdopterin-dependent oxidoreductase — protein MKIIFTLLLTLLSLNSFSINYSKQKIKIAGKVKKEIVYSIEELSKLPQTTFKINDPYAKNKLIAFEGILLSDLLKLHAKEGTSKIEVIAINDYKVIIDNKFVESEKMLLALKGDGKYLTVREKGPARIVVPGKGKFTEGKLAKEGVNWVWFVKTINYL, from the coding sequence ATGAAAATTATCTTCACTCTTCTACTTACACTACTCTCGTTGAACTCTTTCTCCATAAATTACTCAAAACAAAAAATTAAAATTGCAGGAAAAGTAAAAAAAGAAATAGTCTACTCTATTGAGGAACTATCGAAGTTGCCCCAAACAACTTTTAAAATTAATGACCCTTACGCGAAGAATAAGCTCATCGCATTTGAAGGCATCCTACTTTCTGATCTTTTAAAACTTCACGCCAAAGAGGGAACATCGAAAATAGAAGTCATTGCGATTAATGACTATAAAGTTATCATCGATAATAAATTTGTAGAAAGCGAAAAAATGCTTCTCGCCTTAAAGGGCGACGGTAAATATCTTACGGTAAGAGAAAAGGGACCGGCGAGAATTGTTGTACCTGGAAAGGGAAAGTTCACTGAAGGTAAACTTGCCAAAGAAGGGGTCAACTGGGTCTGGTTTGTTAAAACAATTAATTACTTATAA